The following proteins are encoded in a genomic region of Candidatus Goldiibacteriota bacterium:
- a CDS encoding 6,7-dimethyl-8-ribityllumazine synthase, which translates to MKEVKGSLTVKGKKVAIVISRFNESISNNLLKGAVDCLTRHGVAEDMIEVFWTPGAFEIPVVLAQLVKKAKYNGFIALGAVIRGETPHFDYVASEVSKGIANTSINSGIPVAFGVITADTMEQAQDRAGAKSGNKGWDSASAVLEMMDLMDKL; encoded by the coding sequence ATGAAAGAAGTAAAAGGGTCGCTTACAGTTAAAGGAAAAAAGGTCGCAATTGTCATATCGCGTTTCAATGAATCTATCAGCAATAACCTGTTAAAGGGCGCTGTTGACTGCCTTACAAGGCACGGCGTGGCAGAAGATATGATAGAAGTGTTCTGGACACCGGGCGCTTTTGAAATTCCCGTTGTGCTGGCACAGCTTGTAAAGAAAGCAAAATATAACGGTTTTATAGCGCTTGGCGCGGTTATCAGGGGAGAAACACCCCACTTTGACTATGTGGCTTCCGAAGTTTCCAAAGGCATTGCAAACACAAGCATTAACTCCGGAATTCCGGTGGCTTTCGGCGTAATTACCGCTGATACAATGGAACAGGCACAGGACAGGGCAGGCGCAAAAAGCGGAAACAAAGGGTGGGATTCGGCTTCCGCGGTACTTGAAATGATGGATTTAATGGACAAACTTTAA
- the nusB gene encoding transcription antitermination factor NusB: MGIRRAGRIITLQGLYQMDIAKKTKPEIIDFIENYPALKLTEDEPKENFIDKSKEFAIDLINVIDEHREEIDAVVPKYLKNWKFDRILSIDRCILRMGAGEFLFKEDIPYKVTINEAIELAKKFGDEKSGGFVNGVLDNIVKNESENFPVLKKKVNR, encoded by the coding sequence ATGGGAATACGACGCGCAGGAAGAATAATCACATTGCAGGGCCTTTACCAGATGGACATCGCAAAAAAAACAAAACCGGAAATCATTGATTTCATCGAAAATTACCCGGCGCTTAAACTTACGGAAGATGAACCAAAAGAAAACTTCATTGATAAATCAAAAGAATTTGCCATTGACCTGATAAACGTCATTGACGAACACCGGGAAGAAATTGACGCCGTAGTACCCAAATACCTTAAAAACTGGAAATTTGACCGCATTCTGTCAATTGACAGGTGCATTTTAAGGATGGGCGCCGGGGAATTCCTGTTCAAAGAAGATATTCCATATAAAGTCACGATTAACGAAGCGATTGAACTTGCCAAAAAATTCGGTGATGAAAAATCCGGCGGTTTTGTAAACGGGGTACTGGATAACATTGTAAAAAACGAATCCGAAAACTTTCCTGTGCTGAAGAAGAAAGTGAATAGATAA
- the ftsH gene encoding ATP-dependent zinc metalloprotease FtsH — MSSSLSFWLFVFFVVVIFANYYSSNKQQAVKKISYSEMLALASSGSITEVTIEVQDTINLVKGSTKDSVKFESSAPLNDDLMYKTLHENKVKITSKLPGSTFGRMFGSFFLYFGPILILIIFWVFMMNKSQGGAGGAMSFGKSKAKLAVVGGKITFADVSGVDEAKEELKEIIDFLKDPKRFQKLGGKIPKGVLLLGPPGSGKTLLARAVAGEAGVPFFSISGSDFVEMFVGVGAARVRDLFEQGKKSAPCIIFIDEIDAVGRYRGAGLGGGHDEREQTLNALLVEMDGFEKNNGVIIIAATNRPDVLDPALMRPGRFDRQVVVDRPDLNGREGILKVHSKDVKLASDIDLMVIARRTPGFSGADLANLVNEAALLAARRNKKEVTMDELEESIDRVMAGPQRKSRVIKDEEKKRIAYHEAGHAIVAKALPDTHPVHKISIIPRGYGALGYTLQLPTEDRFLATKNEMINTIKIMMGGRVAEELIFDDISTGASNDIERATATAHDMITRYGMSKVMGPITFGKSNQEVFIGKDLMKEKNYSEETAQKIDSEVKSIVTGAYDEAKTILFTNKKLLVKIAETLLEKEVMDSEEFIKLFDENSIKAKAVKRTKKNG; from the coding sequence TTGTCATCGTCGCTTTCATTCTGGCTTTTTGTTTTTTTTGTGGTTGTAATTTTTGCCAACTATTATTCTTCCAATAAACAGCAGGCGGTAAAAAAAATAAGCTATTCCGAAATGCTTGCCCTTGCCTCATCCGGCAGCATTACAGAAGTGACTATAGAGGTTCAGGACACCATTAACCTTGTAAAAGGCTCCACCAAAGACAGCGTAAAATTTGAATCTTCCGCTCCGTTGAATGATGACTTAATGTATAAAACGCTCCATGAAAATAAAGTTAAAATAACATCCAAACTGCCCGGGTCCACATTCGGGCGTATGTTCGGCTCATTCTTTTTATATTTTGGCCCCATTCTCATATTAATAATTTTCTGGGTCTTTATGATGAACAAATCACAGGGCGGCGCAGGCGGCGCGATGAGTTTCGGCAAGAGCAAAGCAAAACTTGCGGTGGTTGGCGGAAAAATAACCTTTGCCGATGTATCCGGTGTTGACGAAGCAAAAGAAGAACTTAAAGAGATAATTGATTTTTTAAAAGACCCCAAACGTTTCCAGAAACTTGGCGGAAAAATTCCCAAGGGCGTACTTTTACTTGGGCCTCCCGGTTCAGGAAAAACACTTCTTGCCCGCGCGGTTGCCGGCGAAGCAGGGGTTCCTTTTTTCTCCATTTCCGGCTCTGACTTTGTTGAAATGTTTGTGGGCGTAGGCGCGGCGCGCGTGCGCGACCTTTTTGAACAGGGAAAGAAAAGCGCTCCGTGCATAATATTCATTGATGAAATAGACGCGGTAGGCCGTTACAGGGGCGCGGGATTAGGCGGCGGCCATGACGAAAGAGAGCAGACCTTAAACGCGCTGCTTGTGGAAATGGACGGCTTTGAAAAAAATAACGGCGTAATTATAATAGCGGCCACCAACAGGCCGGATGTCTTGGACCCTGCGCTTATGAGGCCGGGAAGGTTTGACAGGCAGGTGGTTGTTGACAGGCCGGATTTAAACGGAAGAGAAGGAATTTTAAAAGTTCATTCAAAAGACGTAAAACTTGCCTCTGATATAGACCTTATGGTAATTGCCCGCAGGACTCCCGGTTTTTCCGGAGCTGACCTTGCGAACCTTGTAAACGAAGCGGCGCTTCTTGCCGCAAGAAGAAATAAAAAAGAAGTAACCATGGACGAACTGGAAGAGTCCATTGACCGCGTTATGGCCGGCCCGCAGAGAAAAAGCAGGGTAATTAAGGATGAAGAAAAGAAACGTATTGCGTACCACGAAGCAGGCCATGCCATTGTGGCAAAAGCACTTCCTGACACCCATCCCGTGCACAAAATATCCATTATCCCGCGCGGTTATGGCGCTCTTGGTTACACGCTTCAGTTACCTACAGAAGACAGGTTTTTAGCCACCAAAAACGAAATGATAAACACCATAAAAATAATGATGGGCGGCCGCGTTGCCGAAGAACTGATTTTTGACGACATATCCACCGGAGCAAGCAATGACATAGAACGCGCCACAGCCACCGCGCACGACATGATTACCCGTTATGGAATGAGCAAAGTTATGGGCCCGATTACTTTTGGAAAGTCAAATCAGGAAGTGTTTATAGGCAAAGACCTTATGAAAGAAAAAAATTACTCTGAAGAAACCGCGCAGAAAATTGATTCAGAAGTAAAAAGCATAGTCACCGGCGCGTACGACGAAGCAAAAACAATTTTATTCACCAATAAAAAACTGCTTGTAAAAATCGCCGAAACGCTTCTTGAAAAGGAAGTCATGGACAGCGAGGAATTCATAAAACTTTTTGACGAAAACAGCATAAAGGCAAAAGCGGTAAAAAGGACAAAAAAGAATGGATAA
- the folE gene encoding GTP cyclohydrolase I FolE produces MDKEKIKKAVTMILEAVGEDTNREGLKQTPQRVADMYEEIFAGINQKPEEFIKIFQEDEHEELIILKDIPFYSVCEHHLMPFLGKAHIGYIPKKNRLLGLSKLARMVEMYAKRLQLQERLTSQVADTIMKAVDPLGVIVIVEAQHLCTTMRGVKKPGSVMVTSAIRGIFKDDESARKEALSLINK; encoded by the coding sequence ATGGATAAAGAAAAGATAAAAAAAGCCGTTACTATGATATTGGAAGCCGTCGGCGAAGACACAAACCGCGAAGGCTTAAAGCAGACACCCCAGCGCGTTGCGGATATGTATGAAGAAATTTTCGCGGGCATAAATCAGAAACCCGAAGAATTCATTAAAATTTTCCAGGAAGACGAACACGAAGAACTTATCATTTTAAAAGATATACCTTTTTATTCGGTATGCGAACACCACCTGATGCCGTTTTTAGGCAAGGCGCACATAGGTTACATCCCCAAGAAAAACAGGCTGTTGGGGTTAAGCAAGCTTGCCAGAATGGTTGAAATGTATGCCAAACGCCTGCAGCTGCAGGAAAGGCTTACTTCACAGGTCGCGGACACAATTATGAAAGCGGTGGATCCGCTTGGCGTCATAGTGATTGTGGAAGCCCAGCACCTTTGCACCACAATGCGCGGCGTAAAAAAACCCGGCTCTGTGATGGTCACATCCGCCATCCGCGGCATTTTTAAAGATGACGAAAGCGCAAGGAAAGAAGCGTTAAGCCTTATAAATAAATAG
- the folP gene encoding dihydropteroate synthase, protein MILRGISFDFSQPRIMGILNITPDSFSDGGSFDSTEKAVMHAVYMAENGADIIDMGAESTRPGAAAVSAEDEIARLIPVITAFRELNKNTPVSADTYKAITAVQAIKAGADMINDISGGTFDSLMMQTAAKLGVPYVIMHTKSTPDKMQKDVAYSDKGAVYDILEYFRERIAAALKSEIKKDNIILDPGIGFGKTQQDNIEIIKNIREFKTLGFPVLIGASRKSFIGNITGRPPDKRIFGSAAAAAVSVINGADILRVHDVPETLDAVKTAYEFIKPKKEE, encoded by the coding sequence ATGATACTCAGGGGAATCAGTTTTGATTTTTCACAACCCCGTATAATGGGTATTTTGAACATTACCCCGGATTCTTTTTCAGACGGCGGTTCTTTTGATTCAACAGAAAAAGCTGTAATGCACGCGGTTTATATGGCGGAAAACGGCGCCGATATAATTGATATGGGCGCTGAATCCACAAGGCCCGGCGCCGCAGCCGTATCCGCGGAAGATGAAATTGCGCGTCTTATCCCTGTAATAACCGCGTTTCGGGAATTAAACAAAAACACTCCCGTTTCCGCGGACACATACAAAGCAATAACGGCAGTACAGGCAATAAAAGCCGGCGCGGATATGATAAACGATATTTCAGGCGGCACCTTTGACAGTTTAATGATGCAGACAGCGGCAAAACTTGGCGTGCCATATGTAATTATGCACACTAAAAGCACCCCGGATAAAATGCAGAAAGACGTAGCTTATTCTGACAAAGGAGCTGTTTACGATATCCTGGAATATTTCAGGGAACGCATAGCAGCCGCCCTGAAATCCGAAATTAAGAAAGACAATATAATTCTGGACCCCGGAATAGGATTCGGCAAAACGCAGCAGGATAATATTGAAATTATAAAAAACATACGGGAATTCAAAACACTTGGGTTTCCGGTGCTCATAGGCGCTTCAAGAAAATCGTTTATAGGAAATATAACAGGCAGGCCGCCGGATAAACGTATTTTTGGCTCGGCAGCAGCCGCGGCAGTATCGGTAATAAACGGGGCGGATATATTAAGGGTTCATGACGTCCCGGAGACGCTTGACGCCGTTAAAACGGCGTATGAATTTATAAAACCCAAAAAGGAGGAGTAA
- the cdaA gene encoding diadenylate cyclase CdaA has translation MQKFLTNILNTFSGIRVNDIIDILLVSFVIYQVFMLLYETRAIQMLKGFLVILIFVVVAKILELNTMTWILTGLSTIWIIAFIIVFQPELRRVLVELGQNKLFKFIFKEHGQLYREIRESSVILAKKKIGALIVLEREVNLKSFIDTGTRLDAETTSELLIAIFNTKSPLHDGAVIIREGRIAAAGCILPLTQKEDIEQMYGMRHRAAIGISEETDAITIIVSEERHTISLAIGGKITPDIDGDTLLEILSLYAPKIR, from the coding sequence ATGCAGAAATTTCTGACAAACATTCTTAACACTTTTTCCGGCATACGCGTAAATGACATTATTGATATCCTCCTTGTCTCGTTTGTTATTTATCAGGTCTTTATGCTTTTATACGAAACCCGCGCGATACAGATGTTAAAAGGGTTTCTGGTCATCCTAATTTTTGTGGTTGTCGCGAAAATCCTTGAACTTAACACAATGACCTGGATTCTTACGGGTTTAAGCACGATATGGATAATTGCTTTTATAATCGTTTTCCAGCCGGAATTAAGAAGGGTCCTTGTGGAACTTGGGCAGAACAAACTTTTTAAATTTATTTTCAAAGAACACGGCCAGCTGTACAGGGAAATAAGGGAGTCTTCCGTAATACTGGCAAAGAAAAAAATAGGCGCCCTTATAGTGCTGGAACGCGAAGTTAACCTTAAAAGTTTCATTGATACAGGCACCCGCCTTGACGCGGAAACCACATCGGAACTTCTTATCGCCATTTTTAATACAAAATCACCGCTGCATGACGGAGCGGTAATTATCAGGGAAGGCCGCATTGCTGCGGCAGGCTGTATTCTTCCGCTGACGCAGAAAGAAGATATAGAACAAATGTACGGAATGCGCCACAGGGCTGCTATAGGCATATCCGAAGAAACAGACGCAATAACAATAATAGTCTCCGAGGAACGGCACACAATATCTCTGGCAATCGGCGGAAAAATAACACCGGACATAGACGGCGACACGCTTCTTGAAATACTGTCGCTGTATGCCCCGAAAATAAGGTGA
- a CDS encoding pyridoxine 5'-phosphate synthase translates to MARLCVNIDHTATLRQARGGSEPDPIAAAAAAERAGASGITVHLREDRRHIQDSDVITLRKTVKTKLNLEMSLADEIVNFAVKVRPDEATLVPEKRQELTTEGGLDVIANMARLKKAIAKLKAKKIAVSLFIDAEPEQIKASKEAGADYVELHTGKYSNASGKKQKRELQIIKDGVKLALKEGLKVNAGHGLNYTNTKQIASIKGIEDLNTGHSIIARAVFTGLDRAVKDMLKLL, encoded by the coding sequence ATGGCACGCCTGTGCGTTAACATTGACCACACCGCCACGTTAAGGCAGGCGCGAGGCGGAAGCGAACCTGACCCAATAGCAGCCGCGGCAGCGGCGGAAAGGGCCGGAGCATCCGGCATTACGGTTCATTTAAGGGAAGACCGCCGCCACATTCAGGACAGCGACGTGATTACTTTAAGAAAAACAGTAAAAACAAAACTTAACCTTGAAATGTCGCTTGCGGATGAAATTGTAAATTTCGCGGTTAAAGTCCGGCCTGACGAAGCCACTCTTGTCCCCGAAAAAAGGCAGGAACTTACCACCGAAGGCGGGCTGGATGTAATTGCAAATATGGCGCGTCTAAAAAAAGCAATAGCAAAGCTTAAAGCAAAAAAAATCGCGGTAAGCCTTTTTATAGACGCGGAACCGGAACAAATAAAAGCATCCAAAGAAGCAGGAGCAGATTACGTGGAATTACACACCGGGAAATATTCAAACGCATCCGGGAAAAAACAAAAAAGGGAACTTCAGATAATAAAAGACGGCGTTAAACTTGCGCTTAAAGAAGGCCTTAAAGTAAACGCGGGACACGGATTAAACTATACAAACACAAAACAAATAGCTTCAATAAAGGGTATTGAAGATTTAAACACGGGCCACAGTATTATAGCAAGGGCGGTATTTACGGGCCTTGACCGCGCGGTAAAGGACATGCTTAAACTCCTTTAA
- a CDS encoding HAMP domain-containing histidine kinase, with amino-acid sequence MSISNSSIKKTHAAAALLAFLSLCYSCFLYFFKDETSALVFLIISASFLALAVSAIYIAAKKEETIILESPLNDIDSKETMIAAVAHEIKNPLNSIKGANQYLHDKYKSTQDIYEFTGIVVEEINRLERYLNEFLSFSRGVKPHMKKHDIQSFATGILMITKHNFPYGIKIISEKPKLPGVYMDAEQMKQVMVNLLNNAKDATKGKSSPRVEIRLSGDDNYIYIKVADNGCGISKKDLSRISTPFFTTKKEGMGIGLAISRSIVKKHGGDLSIESKLNKGSVFTISIPVEKRSLKR; translated from the coding sequence ATGTCTATTTCAAACAGTTCCATTAAAAAAACGCACGCCGCGGCAGCCCTGCTTGCGTTTTTATCATTGTGTTATTCCTGCTTTCTTTATTTTTTTAAAGACGAAACAAGCGCGCTTGTTTTTTTAATTATTTCAGCGTCTTTTCTTGCCCTTGCGGTTTCAGCAATTTACATAGCGGCAAAAAAGGAAGAAACCATAATACTGGAATCCCCTTTAAACGATATTGATTCCAAAGAGACAATGATAGCCGCGGTCGCGCACGAAATTAAAAATCCGCTGAACTCCATTAAAGGCGCCAATCAGTATCTTCATGACAAGTATAAAAGCACCCAGGATATATATGAATTTACGGGTATAGTGGTTGAAGAAATTAACAGGCTTGAGCGGTATCTGAATGAATTTTTAAGTTTTTCAAGGGGCGTGAAACCCCATATGAAAAAACATGACATTCAGAGTTTTGCCACGGGAATCCTTATGATTACAAAACACAATTTTCCTTACGGTATAAAAATCATTTCAGAAAAACCAAAACTGCCCGGCGTGTATATGGACGCGGAACAAATGAAACAGGTAATGGTGAACCTTTTAAACAACGCGAAAGACGCCACCAAAGGCAAATCTTCGCCAAGGGTTGAAATACGCCTGTCAGGCGACGATAATTATATCTATATAAAGGTGGCGGATAACGGCTGCGGAATCTCCAAAAAAGACCTTTCCCGCATTTCCACCCCTTTTTTCACCACAAAAAAAGAGGGCATGGGTATAGGGCTTGCCATCAGCAGGTCTATAGTTAAAAAACACGGCGGAGACCTTTCAATTGAAAGCAAACTGAATAAGGGTTCCGTATTTACAATTTCCATCCCCGTGGAAAAAAGGAGCTTAAAAAGATGA
- a CDS encoding sigma-54-dependent Fis family transcriptional regulator, with the protein MSARKVLVVDDNRSALKVIKAILEETGYEVYTEAEPEKVPLLLKRETVQVALVDLKMPGMDGLELYRKIRQLDKDVVVIIMTAFGNIESAVEAMKLGIENYLQKPLNFDELKMTLQKIFEKLEMKEELAILKGQIEGKNTFENMIGKSKKMRDIFRKITSIAAVDSTVFITGESGTGKEMVAKAIHNLSKRAKNKLISINMAAIPEGLQESELFGYQKGAFTGAYNTKPGKFEAADKGTLFLDEIGNINHKAQVKLLRVLEERKVEPLGSNKLKDVDVRIISATNSDLKEEVNKGNFREDLYYRLNVITINLPPLRERKSDIPLLAVQFLKEICLRNGLEQKSISDDALELMIEYRWPGNIRELKNALEEAAVISSGNFIRPSDLNLSSYNDSMRDAADDMIPANMPLSEVEKRSIINALSKTRGNQTHAAKILGITRKILMHKIEKYQIADIVPVRTKRKKMS; encoded by the coding sequence ATGAGCGCCAGAAAAGTACTTGTCGTAGATGACAACCGTTCAGCTTTAAAGGTAATTAAAGCAATCCTTGAAGAAACAGGATATGAAGTTTATACGGAAGCCGAGCCGGAAAAAGTGCCGCTTTTATTAAAACGCGAAACCGTGCAGGTTGCGCTTGTTGACCTTAAAATGCCCGGAATGGACGGCCTTGAATTATACAGAAAGATCCGCCAGCTGGACAAAGACGTGGTGGTAATAATAATGACCGCTTTTGGGAACATAGAATCCGCCGTTGAAGCAATGAAACTTGGAATAGAAAATTACCTGCAGAAACCGCTTAATTTTGACGAACTTAAAATGACGCTGCAGAAAATATTTGAAAAACTTGAAATGAAAGAAGAACTTGCAATTTTAAAAGGCCAGATAGAAGGCAAAAACACTTTTGAAAATATGATAGGCAAATCAAAAAAAATGAGGGATATTTTCAGAAAAATCACCAGCATAGCCGCGGTTGATTCCACTGTATTTATAACCGGCGAAAGCGGCACAGGCAAAGAAATGGTCGCCAAAGCCATACACAACCTTTCAAAACGGGCAAAAAACAAGCTTATATCAATTAATATGGCAGCCATTCCGGAAGGGCTTCAGGAATCAGAACTGTTTGGTTATCAGAAAGGCGCGTTTACAGGCGCCTATAATACCAAACCCGGAAAATTTGAAGCCGCGGATAAAGGCACTCTGTTTCTTGACGAAATAGGAAATATAAACCACAAAGCCCAGGTAAAACTGCTGCGTGTGCTTGAAGAACGCAAAGTTGAACCGCTTGGAAGCAATAAGTTAAAGGATGTTGACGTGCGCATAATAAGCGCCACAAATTCCGACCTTAAAGAAGAGGTTAATAAAGGTAATTTCAGGGAAGATCTTTATTACCGCCTTAACGTCATCACCATTAACCTGCCTCCTTTAAGGGAAAGAAAAAGCGACATTCCGCTTCTTGCCGTGCAGTTCCTTAAGGAAATATGCCTAAGAAACGGCCTTGAACAGAAATCCATTTCTGATGACGCGCTTGAACTTATGATAGAATACAGGTGGCCCGGCAATATCAGGGAATTAAAAAACGCGCTTGAAGAAGCCGCCGTTATTTCATCAGGTAATTTCATAAGGCCTTCCGATTTAAATTTATCTTCTTATAACGACTCTATGCGCGATGCCGCCGATGATATGATACCGGCAAATATGCCGTTATCAGAGGTTGAAAAACGTTCAATAATAAACGCGCTTTCAAAAACCCGCGGCAACCAGACTCACGCGGCTAAAATCCTTGGCATCACAAGAAAGATTCTGATGCATAAAATTGAAAAATATCAGATAGCCGATATTGTCCCTGTAAGGACAAAACGCAAAAAAATGTCCTAA
- a CDS encoding PilZ domain-containing protein, translating into MTASYLEKRMETRTDIEGILRYKVLGDGEDTLTSFKYEKASTRNISKGGVCVILPHKIGEGNVIRVELPIENESLLIKAFCEVQWCRLANKDGIYEAGLSFIALKDDDAKALENFINEREAKAM; encoded by the coding sequence ATGACAGCCAGTTACCTTGAAAAAAGAATGGAAACACGCACCGATATAGAAGGAATATTAAGATATAAAGTACTTGGAGACGGGGAAGATACACTAACATCTTTTAAATACGAAAAAGCTTCAACAAGAAACATTTCCAAGGGCGGCGTATGCGTAATATTGCCGCACAAAATCGGCGAAGGAAATGTCATCCGCGTTGAACTTCCAATTGAAAACGAATCATTACTTATAAAAGCTTTCTGCGAGGTCCAATGGTGCAGGCTTGCCAATAAAGACGGTATTTATGAAGCGGGCTTAAGTTTCATTGCCCTTAAAGATGATGATGCAAAAGCGCTGGAAAATTTTATAAACGAACGCGAAGCGAAGGCGATGTAA
- a CDS encoding helix-turn-helix domain-containing protein: MSGEILTIKDLALMLKVKPVTIYKLAGKGRIPGVKIAGSWRFKKSIIDEWMESPERKPVSRTEKINKELIPA; encoded by the coding sequence ATGAGCGGTGAAATTTTAACTATAAAAGACCTTGCACTGATGTTAAAAGTAAAACCTGTCACCATTTATAAACTTGCCGGAAAAGGCAGAATTCCCGGCGTTAAGATAGCCGGCAGCTGGCGTTTTAAAAAATCCATTATTGACGAATGGATGGAAAGCCCGGAACGCAAGCCTGTTTCCCGCACCGAGAAAATTAACAAAGAACTTATTCCGGCTTAA
- a CDS encoding glycosyltransferase family 9 protein: MLKNVNRILIIKLRDIGDIVLSTPVIQAVYDNCNSPKIVYVLKKEYENFKFLLPNVSEVLTYDKKSFLSFIKLIFKLRKYKFDIAVNLHATFRSALITRLSGAKLRLVHNHSGRDYFTSVPLGIEEKAKPITIRDMETLTPLDIKTPSAGSIKTKLILKEKDIKYIDETLPPDTIGFGVGAKRPAKMWKKENFIELGRKLSSENKHIAVFAASSERALAGEITAAIGGGASLYCGLDFLKLAFLLKQLRAFAGNDSGLRHMAAALGVATVTFFGPEDPVEWHPYLEKDGHIALMHRLECINCAKNDCPKGTRECMDLITVDEAFKAINKAIKTRG; encoded by the coding sequence TTGTTAAAAAACGTAAACAGAATACTTATAATAAAACTTCGCGATATCGGTGATATTGTACTGTCAACGCCGGTTATTCAGGCCGTGTATGACAACTGCAATTCCCCCAAAATTGTCTATGTATTAAAAAAAGAATACGAAAACTTTAAATTTCTGCTGCCCAATGTTTCCGAAGTCTTAACTTATGACAAAAAATCATTTTTAAGTTTTATAAAACTGATATTTAAACTGCGTAAATATAAGTTTGATATTGCCGTTAACCTTCACGCCACTTTCAGAAGCGCTCTTATTACGCGGCTTAGCGGCGCGAAATTAAGGCTTGTCCATAATCACAGCGGAAGGGACTATTTTACTTCCGTCCCGCTTGGCATAGAAGAGAAAGCAAAACCCATAACCATAAGGGATATGGAAACCTTAACGCCGCTTGACATAAAAACACCTTCCGCCGGAAGCATTAAAACAAAACTTATTTTAAAAGAAAAAGACATTAAGTACATAGACGAGACCCTGCCGCCGGATACAATCGGCTTTGGAGTGGGCGCCAAAAGGCCCGCAAAAATGTGGAAAAAAGAGAACTTCATTGAACTTGGCAGAAAATTATCATCGGAAAATAAACACATTGCGGTTTTTGCGGCCTCTTCCGAAAGGGCGCTTGCCGGCGAAATAACAGCGGCAATAGGCGGCGGCGCGTCATTATACTGCGGCCTTGACTTTCTTAAACTTGCTTTTCTTTTAAAGCAGCTACGGGCGTTTGCCGGCAACGACTCGGGATTGCGGCATATGGCAGCGGCGCTGGGCGTTGCGACAGTGACTTTCTTTGGCCCGGAAGACCCTGTAGAATGGCACCCTTACCTGGAAAAAGACGGGCATATTGCGCTTATGCACCGCCTTGAATGCATAAATTGCGCGAAAAATGACTGCCCTAAAGGCACACGGGAATGCATGGATTTAATTACGGTTGATGAAGCTTTCAAAGCCATAAATAAAGCAATAAAAACAAGAGGGTAA